A genomic stretch from Lates calcarifer isolate ASB-BC8 unplaced genomic scaffold, TLL_Latcal_v3 _unitig_1352_quiver_842, whole genome shotgun sequence includes:
- the LOC108888427 gene encoding class I histocompatibility antigen, F10 alpha chain produces MKTVIYLVLLGINSAASVIHSLKYFYTGSSHVPNFPEFVSVGSVDEVQMIRYDSSTETAEPKQDWMKKVTEDNPEYLAGEAEHWSRIQQAFKANIQTAKQRFNQTAGVHIAQRMFGCEWDNETGEVKGYDQHGYDGEDFIVFDLKTETWIAPKPQAVITKLKWDDNKASIAQWKNYLTQVCPEWLKKYVNYGRSSLLRTALPSVSLLQKTPSSPVSCHATGFYPDRAMMFWRKDGEELHEDVDRGEILPNNDGTFQMRADLNISSVSPEDWRRYDCVFQLSGVKEDIITKLDKAEIRTNWGKTGIRETSSDVTVPITAAVVVVALVLFAVSGFVVYKTKKGKSEKSSQQSETSSHSSDNSAKGSDKEPDTLSFNYNNNSSTESADSNKPLMKR; encoded by the exons ATGAAGACTGTGATTTATCTGGTTCTTCTGGGAATAAACAGCGCAGCCTCAG TGATTCACTCTCTGAAGTATTTCTACACTGGTTCCTCTCACGTCCCAAACTTCCCAGAGTTTGTGTCTGTCGGTTCGGTTGATGAAGTTCAGATGATTCGCTAcgacagcagcacagagacggcaGAACCCAAACAGGACTGGATGAAGAAAGTCACCGAGGATAACCCAGAGTACTTGGCAGGTGAAGCTGAGCACTGGAGCCGTATCCAGCAGGCCTTCAAAGCCAACATTCAAACTGCAAAGCAGCGCTTCAACCAAActgcag GTGTTCACATCGCCCAGAGGATGTTTGGCTGTGAGTGGGACAATGAGACTGGAGAGGTTAAAGGTTACGATCAACATGGTTACGATGGAGAAGACTTCATAGTTTTTGACCTGAAGACAGAGACGTGGATCGCTCCAAAACCACAGGCTGTCATCACCAAACTCAAGTGGGACGATAACAAAGCTTCGATCGCTCAGTGGAAGAACTACCTGACCCAGGTTTGTCCTGAGTGGCTGAAGAAGTATGTGAACTATGGGAGGAGCTCTCTGCTGAGAACAG CCcttccctcagtgtctctcctccagaagactccctcctctccagtcagctgccacgctacaggtttctaccctgacagagccatgatgttctggaggaaagatggagaggagcttcATGAGGACGTGGACCGAGGAGAGATCCTCCCCAACAATGATGGAACCTTCCAGATGAGAGCTGAcctgaacatttcatcagtctcacctgaagactggaggaggtacgactgtgtgtttcagctctctggAGTGAAGGAGGACATCATCACCAAACTGGACAAAGCAGAGATCAGGACCAACTGGGGAAAAACTGGAATCAGAG AGACGTCCAGTGATGTGACCGTCCCCATCACTGCTGCAGTGGTTGTAGTCGCTCTCGTCCTCTTTGCTGTCAGTGGATTCGTGGtttacaaaacaaagaaag ggaAATCAGAGAAATCCTCTCAGCAAAGTGAGACCTCTTCTCACAGTTCAGATAATTCTGCAAAGGGAAGTGACAAAG agCCGGACACTTTGTCATTTAACTACAATAATAATTCCTCTACAGAAAGTGCAGACAGCAACAAACCACTGATGAAAAG ATGA